A genomic window from Aquitalea aquatilis includes:
- a CDS encoding carbon-nitrogen hydrolase family protein — MKQKFIAAAVQMVSGTDVAANLATAARLVAEAAAAGAGFVVLPEYFCLMGRQDGDKVAISEEAGHGPLQAALAAMACDNKVWLAAGTIPLRCPEPGKVFNSTLVFDPAGQQAARYDKIHLFGYTGNGERYCESDSIAAGSTPVKVDIGLAEVACGICYDLRFPELFRQLAPFDVMILPAAFTATTGEAHWEVLLRARAIENQCYVIASGQGGTHENGRKTHGQSMIIDPWGRILAQQALGEGVVLAEIDPALLHSVRSGLPALTHRVL, encoded by the coding sequence ATGAAACAGAAATTTATCGCCGCCGCCGTGCAAATGGTGTCCGGCACGGATGTTGCCGCCAATCTGGCCACGGCGGCGCGGCTGGTGGCCGAGGCGGCTGCTGCGGGAGCCGGTTTTGTGGTGCTGCCGGAGTATTTCTGCCTGATGGGCAGGCAGGATGGCGACAAGGTGGCCATCAGCGAAGAGGCCGGTCACGGGCCCTTGCAAGCGGCGCTGGCCGCCATGGCGTGTGACAACAAGGTATGGCTGGCTGCCGGCACCATTCCGCTGCGTTGCCCGGAACCGGGCAAGGTATTCAACAGCACGCTGGTGTTTGATCCGGCAGGGCAGCAGGCTGCCCGTTACGACAAGATTCACCTGTTCGGCTATACCGGCAATGGCGAACGCTATTGCGAGTCGGACAGTATTGCGGCGGGTAGCACACCGGTAAAGGTGGACATCGGTCTGGCCGAAGTCGCCTGCGGCATTTGCTATGATCTGCGCTTTCCCGAGCTGTTCCGCCAACTGGCCCCGTTTGATGTGATGATTCTGCCGGCCGCATTTACTGCGACCACCGGCGAAGCGCACTGGGAGGTGCTGCTGCGCGCCCGTGCCATCGAAAACCAGTGTTATGTGATTGCCTCCGGCCAGGGTGGCACCCATGAAAACGGCCGCAAGACCCATGGCCAGTCCATGATCATCGACCCCTGGGGGCGCATTCTGGCGCAACAAGCCCTGGGCGAAGGTGTGGTACTGGCTGAAATCGACCCCGCATTGCTGCATTCGGTGCGCAGTGGCCTGCCGGCCCTGACGCATCGCGTGCTCTGA